In the genome of Bradyrhizobium arachidis, one region contains:
- a CDS encoding zincin-like metallopeptidase domain-containing protein encodes MDTYRDESRLNREFGRDEAYAMEELVAELGAAFLSADHGLKPEVRGSRLLYHLLDQGAEERKTHDRQDRVQCPTGADFLYRFQAKNSAAA; translated from the coding sequence TTGGACACATACCGCGACGAGAGCCGCCTGAATCGCGAGTTCGGCCGCGATGAAGCCTATGCCATGGAAGAGTTGGTCGCAGAGCTTGGCGCGGCCTTCCTGTCCGCCGATCACGGCCTGAAACCGGAGGTGAGAGGATCACGCCTCCTATATCACCTCTTGGATCAAGGTGCTGAAGAACGAAAAACGCACGATCGTCAAGACCGCGTCCAATGCCCAACGGGCGCGGACTTTCTTTATCGGTTTCAGGCCAAAAATTCCGCCGCGGCCTGA
- a CDS encoding prolyl oligopeptidase family serine peptidase, whose protein sequence is MKSSLFLAASLSMSCLMAAGLPQTLAPATGTEDPFLWLEEIEGPRALAWAHTENAKTLNALQSDLRYQRFYGEALYVLQAKDRIPYVSLGRRGLDNFWQDENQVRGVLRRTTLESYRTQSPRWETILDVDALAGADKKNWVLKGVSCLPPEERLCLLNLSEGGKDAVFVREFDAVAKTFVTNGFEFPEGKQEVTWVNRDTVLIARDWGEGTMTQAGYPFVVKELKRAQSLVKAHEVFRGEPTDVEATPFVLRDSEGTIHATGAIRSISAFEHEYVLFGSKPTKLNLPKKATIGGIASGRLLVTLNEDWMPPSGDTPFSAGSIISYDLTEWKQDPLHARPTLVFKPGPRQALSGFTATRNLLILTILDNVQSRAFVYKYHQGAWQVTPIPLPENATVGLAAASHETDEAMFTVSSFLSPTMLWYFDAATERLETLKATPPRFDASRLVVEQFEAISRDGTRIPYFLLRPKSARFDGSTPTLLYGYGGFQIPLCPSYAGLTGRLWLEQGNAYVVANLRGGGEFGPQWHQTAQGATKQRTWDDFIAVAEDLIRRKITSPRRLGVVGGSQGGLLVGTAITQRPELFNAAILQVPLFDMVRFTKLGAGASWIGEYGDPTIPEQRKWLEAYSPYHRLVPGKIYPAPFILTSTKDDRVHPAHARKAAARLAALDQPYLYYENTDGGHSAAANLIEQARRIALEYTYASRRLVDE, encoded by the coding sequence ATGAAAAGTTCGCTTTTTCTCGCAGCGTCGCTATCCATGAGCTGTTTGATGGCCGCGGGATTGCCCCAGACGCTAGCGCCTGCGACCGGCACCGAGGATCCTTTTCTTTGGCTTGAGGAGATCGAAGGGCCGCGCGCACTGGCTTGGGCTCACACCGAGAACGCCAAGACACTCAATGCGCTCCAATCCGATCTACGTTACCAGCGCTTCTACGGCGAAGCCCTCTACGTTCTTCAGGCCAAGGACCGGATTCCGTACGTCTCATTGGGACGGCGCGGTCTCGATAATTTCTGGCAGGACGAGAACCAGGTGCGCGGCGTCTTGCGGCGTACGACGCTTGAAAGCTATCGCACCCAGAGCCCTCGATGGGAGACCATCCTCGACGTCGATGCTCTCGCTGGCGCGGACAAGAAGAACTGGGTTCTTAAAGGGGTGAGCTGCCTTCCGCCTGAAGAGCGCCTATGCTTGCTCAACCTGTCCGAGGGCGGAAAAGACGCTGTGTTCGTCCGGGAGTTCGACGCAGTCGCCAAAACCTTCGTCACGAACGGATTTGAATTTCCCGAGGGAAAACAGGAGGTCACTTGGGTAAACCGTGACACGGTCCTAATTGCACGAGATTGGGGCGAAGGGACCATGACGCAAGCTGGTTACCCTTTCGTTGTGAAGGAGCTCAAGCGCGCTCAGTCGCTCGTGAAAGCGCACGAGGTCTTCCGTGGGGAGCCGACCGATGTCGAGGCCACACCATTCGTGCTGCGCGACAGTGAAGGCACGATCCATGCGACCGGCGCCATCCGCAGCATCAGTGCGTTCGAGCATGAGTATGTTCTCTTTGGGTCCAAGCCGACTAAGCTCAATCTGCCAAAGAAGGCGACCATCGGGGGCATCGCGAGTGGTCGCCTGCTGGTGACGCTAAACGAAGACTGGATGCCACCGTCCGGAGACACCCCCTTCTCAGCCGGCTCGATCATCTCGTATGACCTGACCGAATGGAAGCAGGATCCGCTGCACGCCAGACCCACGCTCGTTTTCAAGCCTGGGCCTCGACAAGCGCTCAGCGGATTCACGGCCACAAGAAACTTGTTAATCCTAACGATTCTCGACAATGTTCAGAGTAGGGCGTTTGTCTACAAGTACCATCAGGGCGCCTGGCAGGTCACGCCTATCCCGCTTCCAGAGAATGCGACTGTCGGTCTGGCTGCGGCATCGCATGAAACGGACGAGGCGATGTTCACCGTCTCCAGCTTTCTTAGCCCGACGATGCTCTGGTACTTCGATGCTGCAACCGAGCGCCTTGAGACACTGAAGGCGACACCTCCTAGGTTCGACGCCTCGAGACTTGTCGTCGAACAGTTCGAGGCAATCTCGCGCGATGGCACCCGCATTCCTTACTTTCTGCTACGACCCAAGAGCGCAAGGTTTGACGGATCAACTCCAACGCTTCTCTATGGCTATGGTGGGTTTCAGATTCCGCTCTGCCCCTCTTACGCGGGCCTCACGGGACGACTTTGGCTCGAGCAGGGAAACGCGTATGTTGTCGCGAACCTGCGCGGTGGCGGTGAGTTCGGGCCCCAATGGCACCAGACTGCTCAAGGCGCAACGAAGCAGCGCACATGGGATGATTTTATCGCCGTCGCGGAGGACTTGATCCGTCGCAAGATCACTTCTCCCCGCCGGCTGGGCGTCGTCGGCGGTAGCCAAGGAGGCCTCCTGGTAGGGACCGCAATCACCCAACGACCCGAGCTCTTCAATGCGGCCATCTTACAGGTTCCGCTGTTCGACATGGTTCGGTTCACCAAGCTGGGCGCCGGAGCCTCCTGGATCGGCGAGTATGGCGATCCCACCATTCCCGAACAGCGCAAGTGGCTCGAGGCCTACTCGCCCTATCACAGGTTGGTGCCAGGAAAGATCTACCCGGCCCCCTTCATTCTCACGTCCACCAAGGACGACCGCGTGCATCCAGCGCATGCCCGCAAGGCAGCGGCGAGGCTCGCTGCGTTGGACCAACCGTACCTCTATTATGAGAATACCGATGGGGGGCATAGCGCCGCCGCCAACCTCATTGAACAGGCACGCCGGATCGCTTTAGAATATACCTATGCATCCCGGCGGCTTGTCGATGAGTGA